The following are encoded together in the Paenibacillus thermoaerophilus genome:
- the ligA gene encoding NAD-dependent DNA ligase LigA — MRELIDQLNYHNYLYYTLDNPQISDAEYDRLYDRLVALEAETGVTMPDSPTRRVGGELLKGFDQHRHLARLWSLDKAQSEEDLRAWLARVERLVADYNAKHPDEEPLPPVRFAVELKFDGLSLNLTYRDGELVQAATRGNGVVGEAILPQVRTIRSIPLRIPFTGGTIEVQGEAFMYLSVLEAYNRTAAEPLKNARNAAAGALRNLNPQVTAERKLDAFFYNVGYAEGVSFADHEDMLQFLRDNRLKVNPNVRFFDSIEDVLAELQSLERRRSEFDYLIDGAVVKVTDMRTREALGYTDKFPRWAVAYKFEAEEATTILKEVNWGVGRTGKLTPVATVEPVELAGVTVQQCTLNNLGDIERKGLKHALGTRIYIRRSNDVIPEILGKVTDEQDGGEIPVPETCPACGSPLEWRGAHLYCPNRLGCKPQLIGRITHFASRDAMDIETFSVATAEQLYDERGLRDPADLYELTMEQLIGLERFGEKKARNLLDAIEKSKHRDLASFLYALGIPNTGKTTTKELADHFGTLDAVMAAEREQLLAIPDIGEIVADSIVTFFRDPVMLDSIARMRSHGVEPHAAERKAVPASGYFAGKTVVLTGTLSSMTRDEAGKRLEALGAKIAGSVSKKTHLVIAGENAGSKLAKARDLGIEIIEDEAAFLRLLEQEEAGASASD; from the coding sequence ATGCGTGAGCTGATCGACCAATTGAACTACCATAATTACTTGTACTACACGCTCGACAATCCGCAGATCAGCGATGCCGAATACGACCGGCTGTACGATCGTCTTGTGGCGCTGGAGGCCGAGACGGGCGTCACGATGCCCGATTCGCCGACCCGGCGCGTCGGCGGGGAGCTGCTGAAGGGGTTTGACCAGCACCGGCACCTGGCGCGGCTGTGGAGCCTGGACAAAGCGCAGAGCGAGGAGGATTTGCGCGCGTGGCTGGCCCGGGTGGAGCGGCTGGTGGCCGACTACAACGCCAAGCATCCGGACGAGGAGCCGCTGCCGCCGGTGCGTTTCGCCGTGGAGCTCAAGTTCGACGGACTGTCCCTGAACCTCACGTACCGGGACGGAGAACTCGTTCAGGCCGCGACTCGCGGCAACGGCGTCGTCGGCGAGGCGATCCTGCCTCAGGTGCGGACGATCCGTTCGATTCCGCTGCGCATTCCTTTTACCGGGGGCACGATCGAGGTTCAGGGCGAGGCGTTTATGTATTTGTCCGTGCTGGAGGCTTATAACCGGACGGCCGCCGAGCCGCTGAAAAACGCCCGCAACGCGGCCGCCGGGGCGCTGCGCAACCTGAACCCCCAAGTGACCGCCGAGCGCAAGCTGGACGCCTTCTTCTACAACGTAGGCTACGCCGAGGGCGTCTCGTTCGCCGATCACGAGGACATGCTGCAATTTCTGAGGGATAACCGGTTGAAGGTGAACCCGAATGTCCGGTTCTTCGATTCGATCGAAGACGTGTTGGCCGAACTGCAATCGCTGGAACGCCGCCGCTCGGAATTCGACTATCTGATCGACGGCGCCGTCGTGAAGGTGACGGATATGCGCACGCGCGAAGCGCTCGGCTATACGGACAAGTTCCCGCGCTGGGCGGTCGCGTATAAGTTCGAAGCGGAAGAAGCGACGACGATTCTGAAAGAAGTGAATTGGGGAGTCGGCCGGACGGGCAAGCTGACTCCGGTGGCGACCGTCGAGCCGGTCGAGCTGGCGGGTGTGACGGTCCAGCAGTGTACGCTCAACAATCTGGGCGACATCGAACGGAAAGGGTTGAAGCACGCGCTGGGCACGCGGATCTATATCCGCCGCTCGAACGACGTCATCCCGGAAATATTGGGCAAGGTGACGGACGAGCAGGACGGCGGCGAGATTCCGGTGCCGGAGACATGCCCTGCCTGCGGAAGCCCGCTGGAGTGGCGCGGCGCGCATCTGTACTGCCCGAACCGTCTCGGCTGCAAGCCGCAGTTGATCGGGCGCATCACGCATTTCGCCAGCCGCGACGCGATGGATATCGAGACGTTCAGCGTGGCGACGGCCGAGCAGTTGTACGACGAACGCGGCCTGCGGGACCCGGCCGACCTGTACGAGTTGACGATGGAGCAGCTAATCGGATTGGAACGGTTCGGGGAGAAAAAAGCCCGCAATCTGCTGGACGCCATCGAGAAAAGCAAACATCGCGATCTGGCTTCGTTCCTGTATGCGCTGGGTATTCCCAATACGGGCAAGACGACGACGAAGGAGCTTGCCGATCATTTCGGCACGCTGGACGCGGTGATGGCGGCGGAGCGCGAGCAATTGCTGGCGATTCCGGATATCGGGGAGATCGTCGCGGATAGCATCGTGACGTTTTTCCGCGACCCGGTCATGCTCGACAGCATCGCCCGCATGCGCTCGCACGGCGTGGAACCGCACGCGGCCGAACGCAAGGCCGTGCCGGCGTCGGGATATTTCGCGGGCAAAACCGTCGTGCTGACGGGCACGCTGTCGTCGATGACCCGGGACGAGGCCGGCAAACGCCTTGAAGCGCTCGGGGCCAAAATCGCGGGAAGCGTGTCGAAGAAGACGCATCTCGTGATCGCGGGCGAGAACGCGGGCAGCAAGCTGGCGAAAGCGCGCGATCTCGGCATCGAGATCATCGAGGACGAAGCGGCGTTCTTACGGTTGTTGGAGCAGGAGGAAGCGGGGGCTTCGGCTTCCGATTAA